One genomic region from Spirulina subsalsa PCC 9445 encodes:
- a CDS encoding ribonuclease R family protein: MDKGTLIEFRLQGERRLAVADRPEGKKNWIVIDERGQSHSLKPQRVEYEVGGGYTPSEIAPFRAEVEDYLDPDSLEVAWELLVEEASPVSSADLAQLLFDEQNPVVCYAAHLLLSDDKIYFKKKADVYEPRSAAQVAEIKHQQTVEEQRLREREEFLQRVQEALAGNEVIWQDSDRLRLEALEKCALQPENSHRLAQEILAALNRPQNPDAAFQLLVDLKRWSIHENLFLRRSSYPVQFPQKVLDVSQQRLESISCDPDPNRLDLTRFKVYTIDDESTEEIDDGLSVEPVEDGRLRLWIHIADPSRLVRLGDELDLEARRRSTSLYLPTGMIPMFPKELATGPMSLIQGQVCAALSFGVILDEIGKVEDYTIHASWIKPTYRLTYDDVDEMLELGVQAEPEIAHLAEAAALRSSWRKSQGSIDIRMPESSIKVKNEEEIAITLLDDSRSRQLVAEMMILAGEVAGRYAQQHGIPMPFRGQPQPELPPEEELLSLPPGPVRFCAMRRCMPRSEMGITPARHAGLGLDLYTQVTSPIRRYTDLLAHFQIKAHLRGESLPLTGVELQAIVFSVTAASQEATLVERQTNRYWGLEYLRRNPQEIWQVLVLRWLREDENLGLILLEDLGLELPHRFNRAVRLGDRLEVQVSTADPRQDVIRFRELANSQAEAAAI; this comes from the coding sequence GTGGACAAAGGAACGCTGATTGAATTCAGACTACAAGGAGAGCGTCGGCTGGCTGTTGCAGATCGTCCAGAAGGAAAAAAGAATTGGATTGTGATTGATGAACGGGGTCAATCTCACTCCCTAAAACCCCAGCGTGTGGAGTATGAAGTGGGTGGAGGCTATACCCCCTCAGAAATTGCCCCTTTTCGAGCCGAAGTCGAAGATTATTTAGATCCCGATAGTTTAGAGGTGGCTTGGGAGTTACTGGTTGAAGAAGCCAGTCCCGTCAGTTCCGCCGATTTAGCACAATTGTTATTTGATGAACAGAATCCCGTCGTCTGTTATGCCGCTCATCTGTTGCTCTCGGACGATAAGATTTACTTTAAGAAAAAAGCAGACGTTTATGAACCCCGCTCCGCCGCACAAGTCGCTGAGATTAAACACCAGCAAACCGTTGAAGAACAACGATTACGGGAACGGGAGGAATTTCTCCAACGAGTGCAAGAAGCCTTAGCCGGAAACGAGGTCATCTGGCAAGATAGCGATCGCCTCCGTTTAGAAGCCCTCGAAAAATGCGCCCTGCAACCGGAAAATTCCCATCGTCTCGCTCAAGAAATTCTCGCCGCCCTCAATCGCCCCCAAAATCCGGACGCAGCTTTTCAATTACTGGTAGACTTAAAACGATGGTCGATTCATGAAAACTTGTTTCTCCGTCGTAGTTCGTATCCTGTCCAATTCCCGCAAAAGGTACTTGATGTGTCACAACAGCGCTTGGAATCTATCTCCTGCGATCCGGATCCCAACCGTCTGGATTTAACGCGCTTCAAAGTTTACACCATTGATGATGAAAGCACAGAAGAAATAGACGATGGGTTAAGTGTCGAACCTGTAGAGGATGGCAGATTGAGGCTTTGGATTCATATTGCCGATCCCAGTCGTTTGGTCCGCTTAGGAGATGAATTGGATCTTGAAGCGCGACGACGAAGTACCAGTTTATACCTCCCAACGGGCATGATTCCCATGTTTCCCAAGGAGTTAGCCACCGGACCGATGAGCTTAATTCAAGGTCAAGTCTGTGCTGCCTTGAGTTTTGGCGTAATTCTAGATGAAATCGGCAAAGTCGAAGACTATACCATCCATGCTAGTTGGATCAAACCCACCTATCGCCTCACCTACGATGATGTGGATGAAATGTTAGAGTTAGGAGTGCAAGCCGAACCGGAAATTGCTCACCTAGCCGAAGCGGCCGCTTTACGTTCAAGTTGGCGTAAATCTCAAGGCTCCATTGACATTCGGATGCCAGAATCGTCTATTAAGGTGAAGAACGAGGAAGAAATTGCCATCACCTTACTCGATGACTCCCGCTCTCGCCAATTGGTGGCGGAGATGATGATTTTAGCCGGAGAAGTGGCCGGACGCTATGCCCAACAACATGGCATTCCCATGCCCTTCCGAGGACAGCCCCAGCCCGAATTACCCCCAGAAGAGGAATTACTTTCCCTGCCTCCGGGACCCGTGCGCTTTTGTGCCATGCGGCGTTGTATGCCCCGCAGTGAAATGGGGATTACGCCCGCCCGTCATGCCGGGTTAGGTTTAGATTTATATACTCAGGTCACGTCGCCCATTCGCCGCTATACGGACTTACTGGCGCATTTCCAAATTAAAGCCCATTTACGGGGGGAGTCTTTGCCCTTAACGGGAGTCGAGTTACAGGCAATTGTATTTAGTGTAACGGCAGCGTCCCAAGAGGCGACCTTAGTAGAACGCCAAACTAATCGTTACTGGGGGCTAGAGTATTTACGCCGCAATCCCCAAGAAATTTGGCAGGTCTTGGTTTTGCGTTGGTTACGGGAGGATGAGAATTTAGGGCTGATTTTGTTGGAAGATTTAGGCTTAGAGTTACCCCATCGATTCAATCGGGCGGTACGTTTAGGGGATCGTCTGGAGGTTCAGGTGAGTACCGCCGATCCCCGTCAAGATGTGATCCGTTTCCGGGAGTTGGCTAATTCTCAAGCAGAAGCGGCGGCTATTTGA
- a CDS encoding AAA family ATPase, producing the protein MTDEKLIIKNFAGLKYIDIEIKKINIFIGPQASGKSIIAKILFYCKAFIEEFFSQGIKLKTKRELDRELKNKFQQYFPYDCWGKGGFFIKYSIGAEYIEIKTDENSSRKSNLIINYSDFYKKSFDKIRRISKRIKETINQQETPTKIFSRLDLMIESHKSFLDEVSEQFGKETSFSQLFIPAGRSFFAHLQNNIFTFLSEK; encoded by the coding sequence ATGACGGATGAAAAACTCATAATTAAAAATTTTGCAGGATTAAAATACATAGATATTGAGATTAAAAAAATCAATATTTTTATTGGTCCACAAGCCAGTGGAAAAAGTATTATTGCGAAAATATTATTTTATTGTAAAGCTTTTATTGAGGAGTTTTTCTCTCAAGGAATTAAGCTGAAAACAAAACGAGAATTAGATAGAGAATTAAAAAATAAGTTTCAACAGTATTTTCCCTATGATTGTTGGGGTAAGGGTGGCTTTTTTATCAAGTATTCAATAGGAGCAGAATATATAGAGATAAAAACGGATGAGAACAGTTCAAGAAAATCTAATCTAATTATTAATTACTCTGATTTTTACAAAAAAAGTTTTGACAAAATCAGAAGAATATCAAAACGAATAAAAGAAACGATTAATCAACAGGAAACTCCAACCAAAATATTTTCCCGACTAGACTTAATGATTGAATCCCATAAATCATTTTTGGATGAAGTGTCTGAACAATTTGGCAAAGAAACTTCATTCTCTCAGTTGTTTATTCCTGCCGGAAGATCATTTTTTGCACATTTGCAAAACAATATTTTTACTTTTCT